One stretch of Chthoniobacterales bacterium DNA includes these proteins:
- a CDS encoding alkaline phosphatase gives MKWRNQLLALFCLILFAAFGVLYFQHWVVQKPFGIILFIGEGLAPGRLAATRVYAGGADKPLALDSMPHLALITNYSNDFAAPDRAAASTVLATGVKANNKSIGTDSHGTATNLIELARQAGRATGLITDGSIVNPTAAAFYVHASNQSGPADIARQMTDGPAIDLVLGGGAGDFLPEAKEGTRKDGRDLLSEIRRKGIDLVRSKAELEAIPGWRRPKLFGAFSRAELAYTDQIEARGEQPSLADMVRRSIELLQYNRAGYLLIVDAALMRKAAEQNDAEHTLAETVEFDRAVAVARRYAGDKSAIFVCGDVAIGGLSLNGYPFRKDRGIAVLGLNSAGEPWLSWATGPKGPKAYGAAKLTATNTTEANSTSAEISQEPAAFYAPLALETVDDVIAFGAGPGTEDLQGSKDNTAIFNMIRDLL, from the coding sequence ATGAAGTGGCGGAATCAGTTACTCGCGCTGTTCTGCCTGATCCTGTTCGCGGCGTTTGGAGTGCTCTACTTTCAACATTGGGTCGTTCAAAAACCCTTTGGTATTATTTTGTTTATCGGGGAAGGCCTGGCCCCGGGCCGCCTGGCGGCGACCCGGGTTTATGCCGGCGGTGCGGATAAGCCTCTCGCGCTCGATTCGATGCCTCACCTGGCGTTGATCACAAATTACTCAAACGATTTTGCAGCGCCCGACCGGGCGGCTGCTTCCACGGTCCTCGCGACCGGAGTGAAGGCTAACAATAAGTCGATCGGAACTGATTCACACGGGACCGCAACGAACCTCATTGAGTTAGCACGGCAGGCAGGCCGGGCGACGGGGTTGATCACCGATGGAAGTATCGTCAATCCCACCGCCGCCGCCTTTTACGTGCACGCCTCAAACCAAAGTGGTCCGGCGGACATCGCCCGACAGATGACGGACGGACCAGCGATCGATTTGGTCCTGGGCGGAGGCGCAGGGGATTTTCTGCCGGAAGCAAAGGAGGGCACGAGGAAGGACGGACGCGATCTTCTCTCGGAGATTCGACGCAAAGGCATTGATCTTGTGCGTTCGAAAGCGGAGCTCGAAGCGATCCCGGGCTGGCGGCGCCCAAAGCTCTTTGGCGCCTTTAGCCGGGCGGAACTTGCCTACACAGATCAAATTGAAGCGCGGGGGGAACAACCAAGTCTCGCCGACATGGTTCGGCGCTCCATCGAACTGCTGCAATACAACCGCGCCGGCTACCTTCTGATCGTCGATGCAGCGCTGATGCGAAAAGCGGCGGAACAGAATGATGCGGAACATACCTTGGCCGAGACAGTGGAGTTCGATCGCGCGGTCGCCGTTGCGCGCCGATACGCCGGCGACAAGTCCGCCATCTTTGTTTGCGGCGACGTGGCGATTGGAGGGTTGAGTCTTAATGGGTACCCGTTTCGGAAAGACCGTGGAATCGCCGTCCTCGGCCTTAATTCAGCTGGCGAACCGTGGTTGTCATGGGCGACCGGCCCGAAGGGCCCGAAAGCCTACGGAGCCGCGAAATTAACTGCGACCAATACGACGGAGGCAAATTCCACCTCGGCCGAGATTTCCCAAGAACCCGCGGCGTTTTACGCGCCCTTAGCGCTGGAAACGGTCGACGACGTCATTGCTTTCGGTGCCGGGCCGGGCACCGAGGATTTGCAGGGCTCGAAGGACAACACTGCGATCTTCAACATGATCCGGGATCTCCTCTGA
- the gpmI gene encoding 2,3-bisphosphoglycerate-independent phosphoglycerate mutase, translating to MAKPILLMIRDGWGINPGGREKREENGDATLLARTPFHDRLYREYPGGRLSASGLDVGLPEGQMGNSEVGHLNLGTGRIVYQDLTRINKAIAEGELSRNRVAQEAFSRARGHRLHFLGLFSDGGVHSHYRHLIALADAAQAAGVTDILVHAFTDGRDTSPTGGADFLEACWAGLTKSGAKIATVVGRYFAMDRDRRWDRTKKAWDAIVLGRGDVCESSPADAVRRQYESGTTDEFLPPLVFSQPNEQRVRDGDTVFFFNFRADRARQLSQAFLLPDFDGFDREVSPQVHYVTLTQYDVTYPSPFVFAPDELPQILGEVVSATGKTQLRIAETEKYPHVTYFFNGGIERAFPGEDRKIVPSPKVATYDLQPEMSALGVTDEVLGRLANYDLIILNFANPDMVGHTGVVAAGVKAVETIDECVSRIVPEVLKLGGACLITADHGNCELMRNPDGSPNTAHTTNLVHFIYVAENAAEFRVEDGILADVAPTLLFLLGLSQPKEMTGRNLLVPKHG from the coding sequence GTGGCGAAACCGATTCTGCTCATGATTCGCGATGGCTGGGGTATCAATCCCGGCGGGCGGGAGAAGCGCGAAGAGAATGGCGACGCCACCTTGCTGGCACGAACACCTTTCCATGATCGGCTTTACCGCGAGTACCCTGGAGGCCGGCTCAGCGCCAGCGGTCTCGATGTTGGGTTACCCGAGGGACAAATGGGCAACTCGGAGGTGGGCCACCTTAATCTCGGAACGGGCAGAATCGTTTATCAGGATCTTACCCGAATCAACAAGGCGATCGCCGAAGGGGAATTATCGCGCAACCGCGTTGCTCAAGAAGCTTTTTCGCGCGCCCGCGGTCATCGGCTCCACTTCCTCGGACTCTTTTCTGACGGCGGCGTGCACAGCCATTACCGGCATTTGATCGCGCTTGCTGACGCCGCTCAGGCCGCGGGAGTCACGGATATTTTGGTGCATGCTTTCACGGATGGGCGTGACACGTCTCCCACTGGTGGCGCGGATTTTCTCGAAGCCTGCTGGGCCGGACTAACGAAAAGCGGGGCAAAGATAGCGACTGTGGTCGGCCGCTATTTTGCGATGGATCGCGATCGCCGCTGGGATCGAACTAAGAAAGCGTGGGACGCTATCGTGCTGGGACGCGGCGATGTTTGCGAGAGTTCGCCAGCCGACGCTGTGCGAAGGCAGTACGAAAGCGGGACAACGGATGAATTCCTGCCGCCACTGGTTTTTTCCCAGCCGAACGAGCAACGCGTTCGCGACGGCGATACTGTTTTCTTTTTTAATTTTCGCGCCGACCGCGCCCGGCAACTTTCGCAGGCTTTTCTCCTGCCGGATTTCGACGGATTCGACCGGGAAGTCTCGCCCCAGGTGCATTACGTCACCCTCACGCAATACGACGTCACTTACCCATCGCCCTTCGTTTTCGCTCCGGACGAGTTGCCGCAGATCCTGGGCGAAGTCGTGAGCGCGACCGGGAAGACCCAGCTGCGAATCGCGGAGACGGAAAAGTATCCGCACGTCACCTATTTCTTTAATGGCGGAATCGAGCGCGCGTTTCCGGGGGAGGACCGCAAGATCGTGCCGTCGCCGAAAGTGGCGACCTACGATCTTCAGCCGGAGATGAGCGCGCTGGGAGTGACGGATGAAGTTCTGGGCCGTCTGGCCAATTACGATCTGATCATCCTCAATTTCGCCAACCCCGATATGGTGGGACACACCGGCGTCGTCGCCGCGGGCGTCAAAGCGGTGGAAACGATCGATGAATGCGTTTCGCGGATTGTGCCGGAGGTTCTCAAACTGGGCGGGGCCTGCCTGATCACAGCGGACCACGGAAACTGCGAGCTGATGCGGAACCCGGACGGTTCCCCGAACACCGCGCACACGACAAACCTCGTCCATTTCATCTACGTGGCGGAGAACGCCGCCGAGTTTCGGGTCGAAGACGGTATTCTGGCCGACGTCGCACCCACTCTTCTCTTTCTGCTAGGTCTCTCCCAACCGAAGGAAATGACCGGCCGCAATCTGCTCGTCCCGAAACACGGCTGA